A window of the Lactuca sativa cultivar Salinas chromosome 5, Lsat_Salinas_v11, whole genome shotgun sequence genome harbors these coding sequences:
- the LOC111897279 gene encoding uncharacterized protein LOC111897279 isoform X2, with product MDWFEGVEDTRLLVSSSEGDPSATGDDMGHFLELRHPKTGETASYLMMNGCLQELNWFKQSHGSWFMGDYITEDGRLYAATPVDPVFILLPIFDKARMKNGNDLGKFRQLDEIIYIQNYPGYHHLSSIAEKSMEVVCDCKEIGSIKFFRLNDSKVLSWMYFKVQQLKQTLLKLDKNYAAQTEKETLIDAVMILGEYMEDEPWLKLLRNNLRLNIDEAVQIKPPKTEIISSPSPTSDFSFKPTQVTGRVWIFADSVDKSMSMIIQNPAGYGAGLDRILKFVE from the exons ATGGATTGGTTTGAAGGTGTGGAGGACACTCGTCTTCTTGTTTCTTCATCAG aaggagatccTTCTGCTACTGGAGACGACATGGGACACTTTCTGGAACTTCGCCATCCAAAAACTg GAGAAACTGCCAGTTACCTGATGATGAATGGATGCCTTCAAGAACTCAACTGGTTTAAACAATCTCATGGGTCTTGGTTCATGGGAGATTATATTACTGAAG ATGGTAGATTGTATGCTGCTACTCCTGTTGACCCTGTTTTCATTCTTTTGCCAATATTTGATAAAGCACGAATGAAG AATGGAAATGATTTAGGGAAGTTTAGGCAACTTGATGAGATTATTTACATTCAAAATTATCCTGGTTATCATCATTTATCATCAATTGCTGAAAAGTCAATGGAAGTTGTTTGTGATTGTAAAG AGATTGGATCCATAAAGTTTTTTAGACTCAATGACTCAAAGGTTTTATCTTGGATGTATTTTAAG GTACAACAACTAAAGCAGACCCTTCTCAAACTGGATAAAAACTATGCTGCTCAAACTGAAAAGGAAACAT TGATTGATGCAGTCATGATTTTGGGTGAATACATGGAAGATGAGCCATGGTTGAAGCTTCTACGCAACAATCTTAG GCTAAATATTGATGAGGCAGTTCAAATTAAGCCACCAAAAACAGAAATCATCTCTTCTCCTTCACCAACTTCTGATTTTTCATTTAAACCCACACAG gttacggggcgggtttggatatttgctgattcggtggataagaGTATGAGtatgattattcaaaaccctgcgggttacggagcgggtttggatcggattttgaaatttgttgaATAG
- the LOC111897279 gene encoding uncharacterized protein LOC111897279 isoform X1: MDWFEGVEDTRLLVSSSEGDPSATGDDMGHFLELRHPKTGETASYLMMNGCLQELNWFKQSHGSWFMGDYITEDGRLYAATPVDPVFILLPIFDKARMKNGNDLGKFRQLDEIIYIQNYPGYHHLSSIAEKSMEVVCDCKEIGSIKFFRLNDSKVLSWMYFKVQQLKQTLLKLDKNYAAQTEKETLIDAVMILGEYMEDEPWLKLLRNNLRLNIDEAVQIKPPKTEIISSPSPTSDFSFKPTQKKNQEQVGSDKRVTRNKKVKIETNSHNIKDMFTRAPKKGK; this comes from the exons ATGGATTGGTTTGAAGGTGTGGAGGACACTCGTCTTCTTGTTTCTTCATCAG aaggagatccTTCTGCTACTGGAGACGACATGGGACACTTTCTGGAACTTCGCCATCCAAAAACTg GAGAAACTGCCAGTTACCTGATGATGAATGGATGCCTTCAAGAACTCAACTGGTTTAAACAATCTCATGGGTCTTGGTTCATGGGAGATTATATTACTGAAG ATGGTAGATTGTATGCTGCTACTCCTGTTGACCCTGTTTTCATTCTTTTGCCAATATTTGATAAAGCACGAATGAAG AATGGAAATGATTTAGGGAAGTTTAGGCAACTTGATGAGATTATTTACATTCAAAATTATCCTGGTTATCATCATTTATCATCAATTGCTGAAAAGTCAATGGAAGTTGTTTGTGATTGTAAAG AGATTGGATCCATAAAGTTTTTTAGACTCAATGACTCAAAGGTTTTATCTTGGATGTATTTTAAG GTACAACAACTAAAGCAGACCCTTCTCAAACTGGATAAAAACTATGCTGCTCAAACTGAAAAGGAAACAT TGATTGATGCAGTCATGATTTTGGGTGAATACATGGAAGATGAGCCATGGTTGAAGCTTCTACGCAACAATCTTAG GCTAAATATTGATGAGGCAGTTCAAATTAAGCCACCAAAAACAGAAATCATCTCTTCTCCTTCACCAACTTCTGATTTTTCATTTAAACCCACACAG aaaaaaaatcaggaACAGGTAGGGAGCGACAAGAGAGTAACCCGAAATAAAAAGGTAAAAATAGAGACGAATTCACATAACATTAAAGATATGTTTACAAGGGCTCCAAAAAAGGGGAAATGA